One genomic window of Coffea eugenioides isolate CCC68of chromosome 1, Ceug_1.0, whole genome shotgun sequence includes the following:
- the LOC113773121 gene encoding uncharacterized protein LOC113773121 — translation MLFFCKNAEFIWKAAPIRWDGLQEFRHNFWHWWNGLMEAQKRVEGRDHIALTINILWQVWKARNGVLFNREKRCPGQTVNKAVQEWLEYRNIGSEANMSRGTGDGAAMVGGKWTPPPKGFICMNTDASLHMQERKVGWGIVARNDDGALVGAWAGSENRIGDPAVEEAMAIRKALIIAKQKGWGKIVLQSDCKAIIDKLNVKSAEYLSVGVILFDILKLRMDFIECSFSFVRRGVNSVAHHLAKYALRVVDEKVWQESFPDWLCSLASKDVGAHAPVL, via the coding sequence TGCAAGAATGCTGAATTTATATGGAAAGCTGCTCCTATTAGGTGGGATGGTTTGCAGGAATTCAGACACAATTTCTGGCATTGGTGGAATGGTCTTATGGAGGCTCAAAAAAGGGTGGAGGGGAGAGACCATATTGCTCTTACTATAAACATCCTGTGGCAGGTGTGGAAGGCAAGGAATGGAGTTCTTTTCAATAGAGAAAAAAGGTGCCCGGGTCAGACTGTAAATAAAGCAGTGCAAGAATGGTTGGAGTACAGGAATATTGGTTCTGAAGCTAATATGAGCAGAGGAACTGGGGATGGTGCAGCTATGGTAGGTGGCAAATGGACTCCTCCTCCCAAAGGTTTTATTTGTATGAATACTGATGCTAGTTTGCACATGCAAGAGAGGAAAGTTGGATGGGGGATAGTGGCAAGGAACGATGATGGTGCCTTGGTGGGGGCCTGGGCAGGGAGTGAAAATAGAATTGGGGATCCGGCTGTGGAAGAGGCTATGGCAATCAGGAAGGCCTTGATCATTGCAAAGCAGAAGGGTTGGGGGAAGATTGTGTTACAGTCGGATTGCAAAGCAATAATTGACAAACTTAACGTAAAGAGTGCAGAATATCTAAGTGTGGGAGTCATTCTGTTTGATATTTTAAAGCTCAGAATGGACTTCATTGAATGTTCCTTCTCCTTTGTCAGAAGGGGAGTGAACTCTGTAGCTCACCATTTGGCTAAATATGCCTTACGAGTGGTAGATGAGAAGGTGTGGCAGGAATCATTTCCTGACTGGCTATGTAGTTTAGCTAGTAAAGATGTAGGAGCACATGCTCCTGTTTTGTAA